The Canis aureus isolate CA01 chromosome 9, VMU_Caureus_v.1.0, whole genome shotgun sequence genome has a segment encoding these proteins:
- the LOC144321186 gene encoding uncharacterized protein LOC144321186 gives MFPEENKQVVSEKPVGNMPAAVRAPAAETPVGDAPSSQPGGLCSCPPAGKLQRRLQRGSGRGGATLKGRSPTLFPGHPRHPPLRHIGYFLLLAVRTDAAMNIREQFLYGQMFSSSRVHALE, from the exons atgtttccagaagaaaataaacaggtgGTTAGTGAGAAACCTGTTGGAAACATGCCTGCTGCCGTCCGGGCCCCGGCCGCGGAGACCCCCGTCGGCGACGCCCCGTCGTCACAGCCTGGGGGGCTCTGCAGCTGCCCGCCGGCTGGGAAGCTTCAGCGGCGACTGCAGCGGGGCTCCGGGCGCGGCGGCGCCACCCTGAAGGGCCGTTCTCCTACACTGTTCCCCGGCCACCCTCGCCACCCTCCG ctgAGGCACATCGGCTATTTCCTCCTCTTGGCTGTCAGAACtgatgctgccatgaacattcgTGAACAATTTTTATACGGACAGATGTTCTCATCCTCTAGAGTACATGCCTTGGAATGA